Proteins from a genomic interval of Schaalia odontolytica:
- a CDS encoding excalibur calcium-binding domain-containing protein: MPAGRASPGSRGGPPRPSPTPTPAPAATPAAPIPQETTEARESAPAREPGGTYYKNCTEARRAGAAPIYRGEPGYRPQLDRDNDGVACE; the protein is encoded by the coding sequence ATTCCAGCCGGGCGCGCGTCGCCAGGCTCTCGTGGCGGCCCCCCTCGCCCCTCACCAACTCCAACCCCCGCGCCCGCTGCTACCCCTGCTGCCCCAATCCCCCAGGAAACGACCGAAGCACGGGAGTCGGCACCCGCACGAGAACCCGGGGGAACGTACTACAAGAACTGCACCGAAGCACGCCGAGCCGGTGCCGCTCCCATCTATCGGGGCGAGCCGGGTTATCGACCTCAGCTCGATCGCGACAACGACGGCGTCGCCTGCGAGTAA
- a CDS encoding GNAT family N-acetyltransferase, with protein sequence MYATVLQEPRPLTRKDERERFQSGNAEIDDWFHRFAWQNHSAGNARIFITTQEPKTLGFYALAMGAVERSTLPDALKPRRRPDPCPILLLARLAVDQRAQGRGIGSALFKDALLRAYKLSNDVGFAALLVHCADDRARSFYLGQSSHFVPCPGTDSHLVLPLRALREFIERL encoded by the coding sequence ATGTACGCGACGGTCCTGCAAGAGCCTCGGCCCCTGACACGCAAGGACGAGCGAGAGCGATTCCAGTCGGGCAACGCCGAGATCGACGACTGGTTCCACCGCTTCGCCTGGCAGAACCACAGCGCCGGCAACGCCCGCATTTTCATCACAACGCAGGAGCCCAAGACGCTCGGCTTCTACGCCCTGGCAATGGGGGCCGTGGAGCGCAGCACGCTCCCGGATGCGCTCAAGCCACGCAGGCGCCCGGACCCGTGCCCCATTCTTCTCCTCGCTCGCCTCGCCGTCGATCAGCGCGCGCAGGGACGAGGCATCGGCTCCGCCCTGTTCAAAGATGCCCTCTTGCGGGCCTACAAGCTCAGCAATGACGTCGGCTTTGCAGCCCTCCTGGTTCACTGCGCCGATGACCGGGCGCGCAGCTTCTACCTCGGCCAGTCCTCCCACTTCGTCCCCTGTCCAGGGACGGATAGCCACCTGGTACTGCCGCTGCGCGCCCTTCGGGAGTTCATCGAACGCCTGTAA
- a CDS encoding type II toxin-antitoxin system TacA family antitoxin → MSTTKTRRLDLRLTDKQDTLIRRAAEQEGRSVSEFTLSTVTMEAQRRLADQRVFILSEEDHARFEEILQTSLKDDPKLRKLLNRPSPFGTHIDLDDPRTPER, encoded by the coding sequence ATGAGCACCACAAAGACACGGCGCCTAGATCTGCGCCTCACCGACAAACAGGACACCCTCATTCGTCGCGCAGCCGAACAGGAAGGACGCAGCGTCAGCGAATTCACTCTGTCCACCGTCACAATGGAAGCCCAGCGCCGCCTGGCAGACCAGCGCGTCTTCATCCTGAGCGAAGAGGACCACGCTCGCTTCGAAGAGATCCTCCAGACCTCACTCAAGGACGATCCCAAGCTGCGCAAGCTCCTCAATCGCCCGTCGCCTTTCGGCACCCACATCGACCTCGACGACCCGCGCACCCCTGAACGCTGA
- a CDS encoding ABC transporter ATP-binding protein, whose translation MTQNTAGLVTQALTKTYMRGQTPVHALAGVDLTLPQGTQVAIMGPSGSGKTTLLHCLAGVLRPSSGSISLDGQEMTAMSEKELSDLRLKRFGFVFQDGQLLPELPTEENIAMPLMLSGTPKAEAVSRARDILRNLGLDGAGPYRPGQLSGGQAQRVAIGRALATDPSVIFADEPTGALDQATGGEVMSLLTSACATTGASLVLVTHDPAVASRLPHTIHVRDGRISLSERGGGPQAATASTQTSPGVPAAGATREGVQR comes from the coding sequence ATGACACAGAACACGGCGGGTCTGGTGACCCAAGCACTGACGAAAACATACATGCGCGGACAGACCCCTGTTCACGCGCTCGCTGGGGTCGACCTGACCCTGCCGCAGGGCACGCAGGTCGCGATCATGGGGCCATCCGGTTCGGGAAAGACGACGCTCCTGCACTGCCTGGCCGGCGTCCTGCGCCCCAGTTCCGGGTCCATCTCCCTCGACGGCCAAGAGATGACGGCCATGTCGGAGAAGGAGCTGTCGGACCTGCGCCTGAAGCGTTTTGGCTTCGTCTTCCAGGACGGACAGCTGCTCCCCGAGCTGCCCACGGAAGAGAACATCGCGATGCCTCTCATGCTCTCGGGTACACCCAAGGCCGAGGCGGTATCCCGAGCTCGGGACATCCTGCGCAACCTCGGCCTCGATGGCGCGGGTCCCTATCGGCCCGGACAGCTCTCGGGCGGACAGGCGCAGCGCGTCGCCATCGGCCGCGCGCTGGCCACCGACCCGTCGGTCATCTTCGCCGATGAACCCACGGGCGCCCTCGATCAGGCGACCGGCGGCGAGGTCATGTCCCTGCTGACCAGCGCGTGCGCGACAACTGGCGCGTCCCTCGTGTTGGTCACCCACGATCCGGCGGTCGCGAGCCGGCTCCCCCACACGATTCACGTGCGCGACGGTCGCATCTCCCTGTCGGAACGAGGCGGCGGCCCCCAGGCCGCCACGGCCTCGACCCAGACGAGCCCAGGCGTGCCCGCAGCGGGCGCCACGCGCGAGGGGGTCCAGCGATGA
- a CDS encoding ABC transporter permease, with amino-acid sequence MSSVRTAAEALLRSRDRATSTLTVAAFALPHAVLLAVTGGVMAFMSRSAAARATGLADDPTTIEGAMVMYVPLAFFAATLLVVPIISMGAAAARLGMSRRERDLAVLRLVGLAPGKTKLACIVETCVFAAVGVLVGSILYAVTLPAWGALSFQGRPMGVGEMWVGVLVLLAEAVAMILLAALSSWLAMRKVAITPLGVARRSHAGRVSAFGPILAVVLLVAWLVVGGFAMNLGAAIGMAIFMGFLGAIFLVVNLLGIWSISVMGRIMARWARSPQMMVAGRRLADDPRSVWRSFGAVALVGFIVGVMFPMSSVISAEGNTAMDEVQRIVNGDILRGMMLTFAITLALGAVSTAVNQSIRVIDSAEQMRALSYMGSPRGFMDRSRRLEVALPAFVMVGGSVLMGMVFMSPLIPSGAVSGFVAAIAAALVGVLLIVAASEATVPLRRRILASMREGRE; translated from the coding sequence ATGAGTTCGGTGCGCACCGCAGCAGAGGCCCTGCTGCGCTCCCGCGACCGGGCGACATCCACCCTGACGGTCGCCGCCTTCGCCTTGCCGCACGCCGTGTTGCTGGCGGTCACCGGCGGGGTCATGGCCTTCATGTCGCGTTCCGCCGCGGCGAGGGCTACCGGTCTGGCCGACGACCCGACCACCATCGAGGGTGCGATGGTCATGTACGTCCCGCTGGCGTTCTTCGCCGCGACCCTCCTGGTCGTCCCGATCATCTCGATGGGTGCGGCCGCGGCCCGCCTGGGCATGAGCAGGCGCGAACGCGACCTCGCGGTGCTGCGCCTGGTGGGCCTGGCACCCGGCAAGACCAAGCTGGCGTGCATCGTCGAAACCTGCGTCTTCGCGGCCGTCGGTGTCCTCGTCGGCTCGATCCTGTACGCGGTGACGCTTCCCGCGTGGGGGGCGCTGTCCTTCCAGGGCCGCCCGATGGGGGTCGGCGAGATGTGGGTGGGGGTCCTGGTTCTCCTGGCCGAGGCCGTCGCCATGATCCTCCTGGCCGCGCTCTCCTCGTGGCTGGCCATGCGCAAGGTGGCGATCACCCCTCTGGGCGTTGCGCGACGCTCCCACGCCGGTCGGGTGAGCGCCTTCGGTCCGATCCTGGCGGTGGTTCTCCTCGTGGCGTGGCTCGTCGTGGGCGGGTTTGCCATGAACCTGGGTGCCGCGATCGGCATGGCAATCTTCATGGGCTTCCTCGGAGCGATCTTCCTGGTCGTGAACCTGCTGGGCATCTGGTCGATCAGCGTGATGGGCCGCATCATGGCGCGCTGGGCTCGCAGCCCGCAGATGATGGTGGCAGGCCGACGCCTGGCCGACGACCCGCGCAGCGTGTGGCGTTCTTTCGGTGCAGTGGCCCTGGTTGGCTTCATCGTGGGCGTGATGTTCCCGATGAGCTCGGTGATCTCCGCGGAGGGCAACACGGCCATGGATGAGGTCCAGCGAATCGTCAACGGCGACATCCTGCGCGGCATGATGCTGACCTTCGCGATCACCCTGGCGCTGGGAGCGGTGTCGACGGCCGTCAACCAGTCCATCCGCGTCATCGACTCGGCCGAGCAGATGCGCGCCCTGTCCTACATGGGGTCCCCGCGGGGCTTCATGGATCGTAGCCGTCGCCTCGAGGTCGCTCTGCCCGCCTTCGTGATGGTGGGGGGATCGGTGCTGATGGGGATGGTGTTCATGTCCCCGTTAATTCCTTCTGGAGCGGTCAGCGGTTTCGTCGCCGCCATCGCCGCGGCGCTCGTGGGTGTCCTCCTCATCGTCGCCGCCTCCGAGGCGACGGTCCCCCTGCGTCGCCGCATCCTGGCGAGCATGCGCGAGGGGCGCGAGTAG
- a CDS encoding HAD-IIB family hydrolase, producing MNTPTNPALYTGADLRLAAVDMDGTLLDDDKNFPPGMDELLDRMDERGVTFAPASGRQVWTLLDMFPGRPGMTAIGENGAIVMRDGVEVSSSPLDAPTVREAVRLVREATSGPDAIDGGLVMCGKKFAYVERTDDEYVAGVMPYYHRTRRVEDQMAVIDAIEAGRSDDAIVKLAVYTPGPVAPLAQATLANFAHSHQYAISGANWADLQVRGVDKGRAVRDLQRFLGVTREQTAVFGDAGNDLSMMSEGDLSFAMANASPDVVEAARFVAPSNNEAGVAQVLRVLLGDDPLVKDRL from the coding sequence ATGAACACCCCCACCAACCCCGCGCTCTACACCGGTGCCGACCTGCGCCTGGCTGCCGTCGACATGGACGGCACCCTCCTGGATGACGACAAGAACTTCCCGCCCGGCATGGACGAGCTCCTCGACCGGATGGATGAGCGCGGCGTCACCTTCGCCCCCGCCTCGGGCCGCCAGGTGTGGACTCTCCTCGACATGTTTCCGGGGCGACCGGGGATGACCGCGATCGGCGAGAACGGTGCGATTGTCATGCGCGACGGGGTCGAGGTCTCCTCCAGCCCCCTTGACGCCCCCACGGTGCGCGAGGCTGTCCGCCTCGTGCGCGAAGCCACCTCGGGCCCCGACGCGATCGACGGCGGCCTGGTCATGTGCGGCAAGAAGTTCGCCTACGTTGAGCGCACCGACGACGAGTATGTTGCGGGCGTTATGCCCTACTACCACCGCACGCGGCGCGTCGAGGATCAGATGGCCGTCATCGACGCGATCGAGGCGGGGCGCAGTGACGACGCGATCGTCAAGCTCGCCGTCTACACGCCGGGGCCGGTCGCCCCGCTCGCGCAGGCAACCCTGGCCAACTTCGCGCACTCTCACCAGTACGCGATTTCGGGGGCGAACTGGGCGGACCTACAGGTCCGAGGCGTCGACAAGGGGCGCGCGGTGCGTGATCTGCAGCGTTTCCTCGGGGTTACGCGTGAGCAGACCGCCGTCTTCGGGGACGCCGGCAACGACCTGTCCATGATGAGCGAGGGCGACCTGTCCTTCGCGATGGCCAACGCGTCGCCCGACGTCGTGGAGGCCGCGCGCTTCGTCGCTCCCTCCAACAATGAGGCCGGCGTCGCCCAGGTGCTGCGCGTCCTCCTCGGCGATGATCCACTCGTGAAGGACCGACTGTGA
- a CDS encoding S8 family peptidase, which translates to MVTTPPTRAARAARAAACAAALSVATAALPAGPAHAADTITAADQPYYAYYHLDQARAKGYTGQGVTIALLDGEVDTTAPELTGATITDKTPCTVTSSLRSKSHGTALASILVSPTYGVAPDATLVVYKLSAPSAGDTSSEDCNDKKSKKDGPASLINHAINDGAQIITNAHGTTSRDIGLKWAMARAMSEGVIITDAIGNEAKDETASSLSWWSGVVGVSSIDTSGKRADYSSWGNGVTTAAVGGPFTYRNYEDGQLIQTSGTSVSAPLVAGFLALARQKWPDATANQLLQALTHTGLSDQSGWNKYTGYGAADAGGLVNTDPSQYPDENPLADEGGGSSPTPEEVQQYTNGLVVPTEIVYDDSYVYRGLDESFLSNSDITYPMHIGTSPRYHGK; encoded by the coding sequence ATGGTAACCACACCCCCCACACGCGCCGCCCGAGCTGCACGCGCGGCCGCCTGCGCGGCCGCCCTCAGCGTCGCCACCGCCGCCCTACCCGCAGGACCCGCCCACGCCGCCGACACCATCACAGCCGCCGACCAACCCTACTACGCCTACTACCACCTCGACCAAGCCCGAGCCAAAGGCTACACCGGCCAAGGCGTCACCATCGCCCTCCTCGACGGCGAAGTCGACACCACCGCCCCCGAACTCACAGGCGCAACCATCACCGACAAAACCCCCTGCACCGTCACGTCATCCCTGCGTTCCAAGAGCCACGGAACGGCGCTTGCTTCAATCCTTGTGTCGCCAACGTACGGGGTAGCACCCGATGCCACACTGGTGGTCTACAAGCTATCTGCACCGTCCGCGGGAGACACGTCCTCGGAAGACTGCAACGATAAGAAGTCGAAGAAAGACGGACCCGCTTCACTCATCAATCACGCCATCAACGACGGCGCACAGATCATCACCAACGCACACGGAACCACCTCCCGCGATATAGGGCTCAAATGGGCTATGGCACGCGCAATGTCCGAAGGAGTCATTATCACAGACGCGATAGGCAACGAAGCAAAGGATGAGACTGCCTCGTCCCTGTCCTGGTGGTCCGGTGTCGTAGGAGTCAGCTCGATCGACACCAGCGGCAAGCGCGCCGACTACTCCTCCTGGGGCAACGGGGTCACCACCGCAGCCGTCGGCGGCCCCTTCACGTATCGCAATTACGAAGATGGACAACTCATCCAGACGTCGGGAACCTCTGTTTCAGCTCCCCTCGTCGCCGGCTTCCTGGCGCTCGCCCGCCAGAAGTGGCCCGACGCCACCGCCAACCAGCTCCTGCAGGCCCTGACCCACACGGGTCTGAGCGACCAGAGCGGCTGGAACAAGTACACGGGGTACGGCGCGGCGGATGCAGGAGGCCTCGTCAACACGGATCCCTCCCAGTACCCCGATGAAAACCCCCTGGCGGACGAGGGCGGGGGAAGCAGCCCCACTCCCGAGGAGGTCCAGCAGTATACGAATGGCCTCGTTGTCCCCACCGAAATCGTGTACGACGACTCCTACGTCTACCGTGGCCTCGACGAGTCGTTCCTGTCCAACTCGGACATCACCTACCCCATGCACATCGGGACCAGCCCCCGGTACCACGGGAAGTGA
- a CDS encoding peptidylprolyl isomerase translates to MKAILHTTAGDITVELFPNHAPNTVTNFVSLAKGEREWVDPSTGQKTSRPLYDGTIFHRVIPGFMIQGGDPLGTGTGGPGYQFNDEIHPELTFNEPYLLAMANAGKRMGKGTNGSQFFITVAPTPWLLGNHTIFGKVADEDSKRVVDAIAATPTGAGDRPVTDQVINSIEIVD, encoded by the coding sequence ATGAAAGCAATTCTCCACACCACCGCCGGCGACATCACCGTCGAACTGTTCCCCAACCACGCCCCCAACACGGTGACCAACTTCGTGTCCCTGGCCAAGGGTGAGCGCGAATGGGTTGACCCCTCGACCGGTCAGAAGACCTCCCGCCCCCTCTACGACGGCACCATTTTCCACCGCGTCATCCCGGGCTTCATGATCCAGGGAGGCGACCCCCTCGGCACCGGCACCGGCGGTCCCGGCTACCAGTTCAACGACGAGATCCACCCCGAACTCACCTTCAACGAGCCCTACCTGCTGGCCATGGCCAACGCCGGAAAGCGCATGGGCAAGGGCACCAACGGCTCCCAGTTCTTCATCACCGTCGCCCCGACCCCCTGGCTCCTGGGCAACCACACGATCTTCGGTAAGGTCGCCGACGAGGACTCCAAGCGCGTCGTCGACGCCATCGCCGCGACCCCCACGGGCGCGGGCGACCGTCCCGTCACCGACCAGGTCATCAACTCCATCGAGATCGTCGACTGA
- a CDS encoding rhomboid family intramembrane serine protease — MSMPSYGQRSDPRAAPDCPRHPGARAVDYCKRCNRPMCVDCVVPTEVRSICVDCAASKRGWSGRVSRASAAGAPVVTYALMGICVLMFALTWLVPSVESSLMLVPARLMSQPWTILTGAFLHGGIMHIGFNMLTLYWVGRAIEPALGRWRYLTIYLVSALGGSAFVIAWCLIQPAQIYVGTVGASGAVFGLFGAVFVLQRLHGSDTTSIVALLVANLAYGFIASGISWQAHIGGLVVGAAVTWAFARLSRPRPGVTEAAQNRREVFAALGMVAGAIALNALAFRLLLEVYGA; from the coding sequence ATGAGCATGCCAAGCTACGGCCAACGCTCCGATCCGCGCGCCGCCCCCGACTGCCCGCGTCACCCCGGAGCGCGCGCCGTCGACTACTGCAAGCGATGCAACCGCCCCATGTGCGTGGACTGCGTGGTCCCCACCGAGGTGCGCTCCATCTGCGTGGATTGCGCCGCCTCCAAGCGCGGCTGGTCGGGGCGCGTCTCGCGTGCCTCCGCGGCGGGCGCGCCTGTCGTCACCTACGCGCTCATGGGGATCTGCGTGCTCATGTTCGCCCTCACCTGGCTGGTGCCCTCCGTGGAGTCCTCGCTGATGCTGGTTCCCGCCCGCCTCATGAGTCAACCCTGGACGATCCTCACGGGAGCCTTCCTGCACGGGGGGATCATGCACATCGGCTTCAACATGCTGACCCTGTACTGGGTGGGGCGGGCCATCGAACCGGCCCTGGGGCGGTGGCGCTACCTGACCATCTACCTGGTGAGCGCGCTGGGCGGCTCCGCCTTCGTCATCGCGTGGTGCCTCATCCAGCCCGCGCAGATCTACGTGGGGACCGTCGGCGCCTCCGGCGCGGTCTTCGGCCTCTTCGGCGCGGTCTTTGTCCTCCAGCGCCTCCACGGATCCGACACGACATCCATCGTCGCCCTCCTGGTCGCGAACCTCGCCTACGGGTTCATCGCCAGCGGCATCTCCTGGCAGGCGCACATCGGCGGCCTCGTCGTCGGCGCAGCGGTCACGTGGGCCTTCGCGCGCCTGTCCCGCCCGCGTCCGGGGGTGACCGAGGCGGCGCAGAATCGCCGCGAGGTGTTCGCGGCACTCGGCATGGTCGCGGGAGCCATCGCGCTCAACGCCCTGGCCTTCCGTCTCCTCCTCGAAGTGTACGGGGCGTGA
- a CDS encoding DUF364 domain-containing protein: MTSPWDLYDELIDEIPADLTATSINTEGKWRRVSSSDSGVGMAFGMNVQSRPRAVSDPAELLGRPLRDVAALAKSWNFEDAGIGVAAINAYHCHPDRALAHGFTPCAENNWARTFHPYAPLVADKRVAIIGHFPFAPAALPDAGELIVLERNLFDGDYPDSACEYLLPEMDYVFISGSAFVNKTIPRLLELAEAAHTIVLGPSTPASPALLRAGAKTVLSFASAHAARLEDGLAGRSLLGMYDAGMRVRLSRA; this comes from the coding sequence ATGACCAGCCCCTGGGACCTGTACGACGAACTCATCGACGAGATTCCCGCCGACCTGACGGCCACGAGCATCAACACCGAGGGAAAGTGGCGCCGCGTCTCCTCCAGCGACAGCGGAGTAGGGATGGCCTTCGGCATGAACGTGCAGTCGCGCCCGCGCGCCGTCTCCGACCCCGCCGAGCTTCTCGGACGGCCCCTGCGCGACGTCGCAGCCCTCGCTAAATCCTGGAACTTCGAGGACGCCGGCATCGGCGTGGCGGCCATCAACGCCTACCACTGCCACCCCGATCGGGCCCTCGCACACGGATTCACACCCTGCGCCGAAAACAACTGGGCGCGCACCTTCCACCCCTACGCGCCCCTCGTTGCCGACAAGCGAGTGGCCATCATCGGACACTTCCCCTTCGCCCCCGCGGCCTTGCCCGACGCCGGAGAGCTGATCGTCCTGGAACGCAACCTCTTCGACGGGGACTACCCGGACTCGGCCTGCGAGTACCTGCTTCCCGAGATGGACTACGTGTTCATCTCCGGATCCGCCTTCGTCAACAAGACCATCCCGCGCCTGCTCGAACTCGCCGAGGCGGCGCACACGATCGTCCTGGGCCCCTCAACCCCGGCATCCCCCGCGCTGCTGCGCGCAGGCGCGAAGACCGTCCTGTCGTTCGCCAGCGCGCACGCAGCTCGCCTCGAGGACGGCCTGGCCGGACGTTCCCTTCTCGGCATGTACGATGCCGGCATGAGGGTCCGACTCAGCCGCGCGTGA
- a CDS encoding cell division protein CrgA, producing the protein MAESKKRKKNGREATDDTEIQNWTDGIPLSPAWWAPAFITLMILGLLWVVVYYISSGTYPVPKLGAWNIAVGLGTMMVGFLMTLRWR; encoded by the coding sequence GTGGCCGAATCCAAGAAGCGTAAGAAGAACGGGCGCGAGGCCACGGACGATACCGAGATCCAGAACTGGACCGACGGGATTCCGCTCAGCCCCGCCTGGTGGGCGCCGGCCTTCATCACTCTGATGATTCTCGGCCTGCTGTGGGTCGTCGTCTACTACATTTCGTCGGGGACGTATCCGGTGCCCAAGCTCGGCGCGTGGAACATCGCGGTGGGTCTCGGAACGATGATGGTTGGTTTCCTGATGACGCTTCGGTGGCGCTGA
- a CDS encoding DUF881 domain-containing protein, giving the protein MPGIRARHLIGVLAVTVASGLLFSVSALNERRHPAATSDLSTLVRTRQEQVRQLETEVSSLDAAIEGFSPAQSGTAAEDAFTAGSTRPVSGPGVQITLSDAPVGQVPAGATPDDLVIHQQDIEDTMNALWSGGAEAMTVQGVRVTDRTVIRCIGNVILVDGTSFSPPYVIQAIGDPAALHAAVASNPRMVNYQAYVAKYGLGWDMQTKDALSFAPATTSSTVNYATVEETNG; this is encoded by the coding sequence ATGCCCGGAATCCGTGCCCGCCACCTGATCGGCGTGCTCGCAGTCACCGTCGCATCGGGTCTCCTCTTCTCCGTCTCCGCGCTCAACGAACGCCGACACCCCGCCGCCACCTCCGACCTGTCCACCCTCGTGCGCACACGGCAGGAGCAGGTCCGCCAACTCGAGACAGAGGTCTCCTCCCTGGACGCCGCAATCGAGGGCTTCTCTCCCGCGCAATCGGGCACCGCCGCCGAGGATGCCTTCACCGCGGGCTCCACGCGGCCCGTCTCCGGGCCCGGCGTCCAGATCACGCTGTCCGACGCTCCCGTCGGCCAGGTCCCCGCGGGAGCCACCCCCGATGACCTCGTCATCCACCAGCAGGACATCGAGGACACCATGAATGCACTGTGGAGCGGCGGAGCCGAGGCCATGACCGTCCAGGGAGTGCGCGTCACCGACCGCACCGTGATCCGCTGCATCGGCAACGTCATCCTCGTTGATGGAACCAGCTTCTCCCCGCCCTATGTGATCCAAGCAATCGGTGATCCTGCGGCCCTGCACGCGGCGGTCGCCTCGAACCCACGTATGGTTAACTACCAGGCCTACGTCGCCAAGTACGGCCTCGGCTGGGACATGCAAACGAAGGACGCACTCAGCTTTGCGCCCGCCACAACCTCATCGACCGTCAACTACGCAACCGTGGAGGAAACGAATGGGTGA
- a CDS encoding class E sortase, with protein sequence MGEHVAPASPTKKRRSNIFWNIVGVVGELLITFAFVIGLFSVWQLYWTTYEVSGQVEQTIASFEEDHQPTKRTQGETRTDDPPEFTREVGAGEVYGLIHVPTWDWMKIPLAEGTTSDVLDQGWAGHYDMTTQPGGVGNFSVAGHRRTYGNNFRWIDRLTQGDKVVVEVDDHYLVYSMVSSEIIDATDPTQMRVVAPVIDDVSWSETPTERWMTMTTCHPEYGNWQRFIVHLKFESWTPKDTGVPAELVDEPQN encoded by the coding sequence ATGGGTGAACACGTCGCCCCCGCCTCGCCGACGAAGAAGAGACGCTCCAATATCTTCTGGAACATCGTCGGAGTCGTTGGAGAACTGCTCATCACCTTCGCTTTCGTCATCGGCCTGTTCTCAGTCTGGCAACTCTACTGGACGACCTACGAGGTCTCCGGCCAGGTCGAGCAAACCATCGCCTCGTTCGAAGAGGACCACCAGCCCACCAAGCGCACCCAGGGCGAGACGCGCACCGACGATCCGCCCGAGTTCACGCGTGAGGTCGGCGCCGGCGAGGTATACGGCCTCATCCACGTTCCCACCTGGGACTGGATGAAGATCCCCCTCGCCGAGGGCACCACGTCCGACGTGCTCGACCAGGGCTGGGCCGGCCACTACGACATGACCACCCAGCCCGGCGGAGTCGGGAACTTCTCCGTCGCCGGACACCGCCGCACCTACGGCAACAACTTCCGTTGGATCGACCGGCTCACTCAGGGCGACAAGGTCGTCGTGGAAGTCGATGACCACTACCTCGTCTACTCCATGGTTTCCTCCGAGATCATCGACGCCACCGACCCCACTCAGATGCGCGTCGTCGCCCCCGTCATTGACGACGTGTCCTGGTCCGAAACACCGACCGAACGATGGATGACCATGACCACGTGCCACCCCGAGTACGGCAACTGGCAGCGCTTCATCGTCCATCTCAAGTTCGAATCCTGGACTCCGAAGGACACGGGCGTCCCCGCCGAACTCGTCGACGAACCCCAGAACTGA
- a CDS encoding glutamine amidotransferase-related protein, whose product MEGPTLARILCVDNYDSFVFTIVGYLRHLGAVVDVVRNDVVDAAWFESGYDGVLVSPGPGDPKSAGASLQTISDCAEHEVPMLGVCLGHQALGELFGATVGHAPELMHGKTSVITHDGRGVFSGVPSPLTVTRYHSLTIDPATLPDDLEVSATTERGIIMGVRHRSLPLEGVQFHPESVMTQSGHLMLANWLAACGDLGARERAATLKPVVAQRFTL is encoded by the coding sequence ATGGAAGGACCGACGTTGGCACGAATCCTCTGCGTTGACAACTACGACTCGTTCGTCTTCACGATCGTGGGCTACCTGCGCCACCTGGGTGCCGTCGTGGACGTCGTGCGCAACGACGTCGTGGATGCTGCGTGGTTCGAGTCCGGATACGACGGCGTCCTCGTCTCCCCCGGACCGGGCGACCCCAAGAGCGCCGGAGCATCCCTGCAGACCATCTCGGACTGCGCCGAGCACGAGGTTCCCATGCTGGGGGTGTGCCTGGGACACCAGGCGCTGGGTGAGCTCTTCGGAGCGACCGTTGGGCACGCGCCCGAACTGATGCACGGCAAGACCTCCGTCATCACGCACGACGGGCGCGGTGTCTTCTCCGGCGTCCCCTCGCCGCTGACGGTGACCCGCTACCACTCGCTCACGATCGACCCGGCAACGCTTCCCGACGATCTTGAGGTCTCGGCAACCACCGAGCGCGGCATCATCATGGGGGTGCGTCACCGCTCCCTGCCCCTCGAGGGCGTCCAGTTCCACCCCGAATCGGTTATGACCCAATCCGGGCACCTGATGCTCGCCAACTGGCTGGCGGCATGCGGCGATCTCGGCGCGCGCGAGCGTGCCGCCACCCTCAAACCCGTCGTCGCGCAGCGCTTCACGCTGTAG